The Streptococcus gwangjuense nucleotide sequence CAAACTTGAGCGGATACTTGTTGAAAATAGCTGCCGCTTGGTCAAAGTGAACAATATCAAAATATGGTGGCAATTTAATCCCAAGAGGTTTGGTAAAGTAGGCAAATACCTCTGACAAGATACGGTCTGTTGTCTCAAAATCATAGGCAATCTGAGGTTTACCTGGAACATTTGGACAGGAGAGGTTTAGCTCAGTTAGACCACGAAAATCACTCTCTTGGACTTTTTTCAAGATAGTATGGGTTTCTTCTGGAGACATGCCGACTAGAGATAAGAAGAAAGTTCGGTTTGGCTCTTTTTCCTGCAAGTCCAAAAGATAGTCCAAATAATAGTCTAAACCATTATTTGGCAAGCCCATAGAGTTGATAGAACCAAGCGGGACATCTTGGTAGCGTGGCTCAGGATTCCCCTGACGGAAGTCCAAAGTCGCTGTCTTAGTGACAAAGGTTCCTGCCGCTGAGTTTTTAACCCCTTCTAACTCCGCTATCGTCATACAAGCCACACCT carries:
- a CDS encoding dihydroorotate oxidase; this translates as MVSTKTQIAGFEFDNCLMNAAGVACMTIAELEGVKNSAAGTFVTKTATLDFRQGNPEPRYQDVPLGSINSMGLPNNGLDYYLDYLLDLQEKEPNRTFFLSLVGMSPEETHTILKKVQESDFRGLTELNLSCPNVPGKPQIAYDFETTDRILSEVFAYFTKPLGIKLPPYFDIVHFDQAAAIFNKYPLKFVNCVNSIGNGLYIEDESVVIRPKNGFGGIGGEYVKPTALANVHAFYQRLNPQIQIIGTGGVLTGRDAFEHILCGASMVQVGTTLHKEGVGAFERITNELKAIMAEKGYESLEDFRGKLRYID